In the genome of Gallus gallus isolate bGalGal1 chromosome 21, bGalGal1.mat.broiler.GRCg7b, whole genome shotgun sequence, one region contains:
- the ERRFI1 gene encoding ERBB receptor feedback inhibitor 1 isoform X1, with translation MTCSAKMCPSSCELLLRFITDTWWQGNANCKKPVSSWEFLELGDITTEQYTMSTAGVAAQEMRVPLKTGFLHASQGMGGLKTCWGTHSGFENTFFNVDPIAVAYNLNPSAEQRLPSIGHSSNCVSTNDHSFAESCLQVPSQKSSPAPVSPRNEQPISRYEDQLIPGFSKLSLTAGCVSEETPPHMPIKNGPIQFLSASSNDRSSRPLPPLPVPEDITPDEVDREVEFLTSSDTDFLLEDYGLPPFKSSGSSRRSFRGCGQINYAYFDAPTGPKTEDANPTQSINGCISSIYPPPQQLHRRLRRSHSGPAGSLNKPVVRLSGHLNRSSPNSDEDKPEIPPRVPIPPRALKPDYRRWSAEVASSAYSDEDRPPKVPPREPLSRSNSRTPSPKSLPSYLNGVMPPTQSFAPDPKYVSNKALQRQNSEGSSNRVPCILPIIENGKKASSTHYYLLPERPPYLDKYEKFFREAEETSSNTEVQSWSGDCMATSVPARLDSKPRMDIAGHLKRKHLSYVVSP, from the exons ATGACTTGTAGTGCAAAAATGTGCCCCTCCTCCTGTGAATTGCTTTTGAGATTCATTACAGATACGTGGTGGCAAG GGAATGCAAACTGCAAGAAGCCTGTCAGCTCCTGGGAGTTTCTAGAATTGGGAGATATCACCACAGAGCAGTACACAATGTCAACTGCAGGAGTTGCTGCTCAGGAAATGAGAGTCCCACTGAAAACTGGATTTCTTCATGCTAGTCAAGGCATGGGGGGTCTAAAAACCTGCTGGGGTACCCACAGTGGATTTGAGAA tactttCTTTAACGTGGACCCCATAGCAGTGGCATATAACTTGAATCCATCAGCAGAGCAACGTTTACCATCCATTG GACACTCCTCCAACTGCGTTTCCACAAATGACCACAGCTTTGCTGAAAGTTGCCTCCAAGTCCCATCTCAGAAATCTAGTCCAGCTCCTGTAAGTCCCAGAAATGAGCAGCCAATTTCAAGATATGAAGACCAGCTCATTCCTGGCTTTAGTAAACTGTCATTAACCGCAGGCTGTGTTTCTGAGGAAACACCTCCTCATATGCCAATAAAAAATGGGCCAATTCAATTTCTGTCTGCATCTTCCAATGACCGTAGCTCCAGGCCACTACCCCCTCTGCCTGTCCCTGAGGATATTACTCCAGACGAGGTTGACAGAGAAGTGGAGTTCCTGACTAGCTCAGATACAGACTTCTTGTTAGAAGATTATGGACTTCCTCCTTTTAAATCCAGTGGTTCGAGTCGGCGGAGCTTTAGAGGTTGTGGACAAATCAACTATGCATATTTCGATGCTCCAACAGGACCAAAAACAGAAGATGCCAACCCTACACAAAGCATAAATGGATGCATATCCAGTATCTACCCTcctccacagcagctgcatcGACGTTTGCGAAGGTCCCATTCAGGACCAGCTGGCTCTCTTAATAAACCAGTAGTGAGACTATCTGGACACTTAAACAGGTCTTCTCCAAACTCTGATGAAGATAAACCAGAGATCCCCCCAAGAGTTCCCATACCTCCAAGGGCTCTCAAACCAGATTACAGAAGGTGGTCAGCAGAAGTTGCTTCTAGTGCATACAGTGATGAAGACAGGCCTCCCAAAGTGCCCCCCAGAGAACCTTTGTCTCGTAGTAATTCCCGTACTCCAAGTCCTAAAAGCCTGCCATCATACCTCAATGGGGTTATGCCCCCCACCCAGAGTTTTGCACCCGATCCTAAATATGTCAGCAACAAAGCTCTACAAAGACAAAATAGTGAAGGATCTTCCAACAGGGTCCCTTGCATTCTTCCAATTATTGAAAACGGTAAGAAGGCCAGTTCAACACACTACTATCTGCTGCCTGAAAGGCCTCCCTATCTAGACAAGTATGAGAAATTCTTCAGAGAGGCAGAAGAAACTAGTTCTAATACAGAGGTTCAGTCCTGGTCTGGTGACTGCATGGCCACTTCGGTCCCAGCAAGACTGGACTCGAAACCTAGAATGGACATAGCTGGTCATCTGAAAAGGAAACATCTGTCTTATGTGGTTTCTCCATAG
- the ERRFI1 gene encoding ERBB receptor feedback inhibitor 1 isoform X2: MSTAGVAAQEMRVPLKTGFLHASQGMGGLKTCWGTHSGFENTFFNVDPIAVAYNLNPSAEQRLPSIGHSSNCVSTNDHSFAESCLQVPSQKSSPAPVSPRNEQPISRYEDQLIPGFSKLSLTAGCVSEETPPHMPIKNGPIQFLSASSNDRSSRPLPPLPVPEDITPDEVDREVEFLTSSDTDFLLEDYGLPPFKSSGSSRRSFRGCGQINYAYFDAPTGPKTEDANPTQSINGCISSIYPPPQQLHRRLRRSHSGPAGSLNKPVVRLSGHLNRSSPNSDEDKPEIPPRVPIPPRALKPDYRRWSAEVASSAYSDEDRPPKVPPREPLSRSNSRTPSPKSLPSYLNGVMPPTQSFAPDPKYVSNKALQRQNSEGSSNRVPCILPIIENGKKASSTHYYLLPERPPYLDKYEKFFREAEETSSNTEVQSWSGDCMATSVPARLDSKPRMDIAGHLKRKHLSYVVSP; this comes from the exons ATGTCAACTGCAGGAGTTGCTGCTCAGGAAATGAGAGTCCCACTGAAAACTGGATTTCTTCATGCTAGTCAAGGCATGGGGGGTCTAAAAACCTGCTGGGGTACCCACAGTGGATTTGAGAA tactttCTTTAACGTGGACCCCATAGCAGTGGCATATAACTTGAATCCATCAGCAGAGCAACGTTTACCATCCATTG GACACTCCTCCAACTGCGTTTCCACAAATGACCACAGCTTTGCTGAAAGTTGCCTCCAAGTCCCATCTCAGAAATCTAGTCCAGCTCCTGTAAGTCCCAGAAATGAGCAGCCAATTTCAAGATATGAAGACCAGCTCATTCCTGGCTTTAGTAAACTGTCATTAACCGCAGGCTGTGTTTCTGAGGAAACACCTCCTCATATGCCAATAAAAAATGGGCCAATTCAATTTCTGTCTGCATCTTCCAATGACCGTAGCTCCAGGCCACTACCCCCTCTGCCTGTCCCTGAGGATATTACTCCAGACGAGGTTGACAGAGAAGTGGAGTTCCTGACTAGCTCAGATACAGACTTCTTGTTAGAAGATTATGGACTTCCTCCTTTTAAATCCAGTGGTTCGAGTCGGCGGAGCTTTAGAGGTTGTGGACAAATCAACTATGCATATTTCGATGCTCCAACAGGACCAAAAACAGAAGATGCCAACCCTACACAAAGCATAAATGGATGCATATCCAGTATCTACCCTcctccacagcagctgcatcGACGTTTGCGAAGGTCCCATTCAGGACCAGCTGGCTCTCTTAATAAACCAGTAGTGAGACTATCTGGACACTTAAACAGGTCTTCTCCAAACTCTGATGAAGATAAACCAGAGATCCCCCCAAGAGTTCCCATACCTCCAAGGGCTCTCAAACCAGATTACAGAAGGTGGTCAGCAGAAGTTGCTTCTAGTGCATACAGTGATGAAGACAGGCCTCCCAAAGTGCCCCCCAGAGAACCTTTGTCTCGTAGTAATTCCCGTACTCCAAGTCCTAAAAGCCTGCCATCATACCTCAATGGGGTTATGCCCCCCACCCAGAGTTTTGCACCCGATCCTAAATATGTCAGCAACAAAGCTCTACAAAGACAAAATAGTGAAGGATCTTCCAACAGGGTCCCTTGCATTCTTCCAATTATTGAAAACGGTAAGAAGGCCAGTTCAACACACTACTATCTGCTGCCTGAAAGGCCTCCCTATCTAGACAAGTATGAGAAATTCTTCAGAGAGGCAGAAGAAACTAGTTCTAATACAGAGGTTCAGTCCTGGTCTGGTGACTGCATGGCCACTTCGGTCCCAGCAAGACTGGACTCGAAACCTAGAATGGACATAGCTGGTCATCTGAAAAGGAAACATCTGTCTTATGTGGTTTCTCCATAG
- the PARK7 gene encoding protein/nucleic acid deglycase DJ-1 isoform X1: MPTGSTAAEAEGVAIPSDMASKRALVILAKGAEEMETVIPTDVMRRAGIKVTVAGLTGKEPVQCSRDVLICPDASLEDARKEGPYDVIVLPGGNLGAQNLSESAAVKDILKDQESRKGLIAAICAGPTALLAHGIGFGSKVTTHPLAKDKMMNGAHYCYSESRVEKDGNILTSRGPGTSFEFGLAIVEALMGKEVAEQVKAPLILKD, translated from the exons ATGCCAACTGgaagcacagcagctgaggcagagggag TTGCGATCCCTTCAGATATGGCCTCGAAAAGAGCGTTGGTGATTCTGGCGAAAGGGgcagaggaaatggaaactGTCATCCCCACTGATGTTATGAGAAGAGCTGGG ATCAAGGTGACTGTTGCAGGCCTAACTGGAAAAGAACCGGTGCAGTGTAGCCGAGATGTCCTCATTTGTCCTGATGCCAGTCTAGAGGATGCCAGAAAAGAG ggACCTTACGATGTCATTGTCCTGCCTGGAGGTAACCTTGGAGCTCAGAACTTGTCAGAG TCTGCTGCTGTTAAAGACATTTTGAAGgatcaggaaagcagaaaaggcCTGATTGCTGCTATATGCGCAG GTCCCACTGCCCTTCTGGCACATGGGATAGGATTTGGAAGCAAAGTCACAACGCATCCTTTGGCCAAAGATAAAATGATGAATGGAG CTCACTACTGCTACTCCGAGAGCCGTGTGGAGAAAGATGGGAACATCCTCACCAGCCGTGGCCCTGGTACCAGCTTTGAGTTTGGGTTGGCCATTGTTGAAGCACTGATGGGGAAGGAAGTGGCTGAACAAGTGAAGGCACCACTAATATTGAAAGACTGA
- the PARK7 gene encoding protein/nucleic acid deglycase DJ-1 (The RefSeq protein has 1 substitution compared to this genomic sequence) — MASKRALVILAKGAEEMETVIPTDVMRRAGIKVTVAGLTGKEPVQCSRDVLICPDASLEDARKEGPYDVIVLPGGNLGAQNLSESAAVKDILKDQESRKGLIAAICAGPTALLAHGIGFGSKVITHPLAKDKMMNGAHYCYSESRVEKDGNILTSRGPGTSFEFGLAIVEALMGKEVAEQVKAPLILKD; from the exons ATGGCCTCGAAAAGAGCGTTGGTGATTCTGGCGAAAGGGgcagaggaaatggaaactGTCATCCCCACTGATGTTATGAGAAGAGCTGGG ATCAAGGTGACTGTTGCAGGCCTAACTGGAAAAGAACCGGTGCAGTGTAGCCGAGATGTCCTCATTTGTCCTGATGCCAGTCTAGAGGATGCCAGAAAAGAG ggACCTTACGATGTCATTGTCCTGCCTGGAGGTAACCTTGGAGCTCAGAACTTGTCAGAG TCTGCTGCTGTTAAAGACATTTTGAAGgatcaggaaagcagaaaaggcCTGATTGCTGCTATATGCGCAG GTCCCACTGCCCTTCTGGCACATGGGATAGGATTTGGAAGCAAAGTCACAACGCATCCTTTGGCCAAAGATAAAATGATGAATGGAG CTCACTACTGCTACTCCGAGAGCCGTGTGGAGAAAGATGGGAACATCCTCACCAGCCGTGGCCCTGGTACCAGCTTTGAGTTTGGGTTGGCCATTGTTGAAGCACTGATGGGGAAGGAAGTGGCTGAACAAGTGAAGGCACCACTAATATTGAAAGACTGA
- the PARK7 gene encoding protein/nucleic acid deglycase DJ-1 isoform X2: protein MASKRALVILAKGAEEMETVIPTDVMRRAGIKVTVAGLTGKEPVQCSRDVLICPDASLEDARKEGPYDVIVLPGGNLGAQNLSESAAVKDILKDQESRKGLIAAICAGPTALLAHGIGFGSKVTTHPLAKDKMMNGAHYCYSESRVEKDGNILTSRGPGTSFEFGLAIVEALMGKEVAEQVKAPLILKD from the exons ATGGCCTCGAAAAGAGCGTTGGTGATTCTGGCGAAAGGGgcagaggaaatggaaactGTCATCCCCACTGATGTTATGAGAAGAGCTGGG ATCAAGGTGACTGTTGCAGGCCTAACTGGAAAAGAACCGGTGCAGTGTAGCCGAGATGTCCTCATTTGTCCTGATGCCAGTCTAGAGGATGCCAGAAAAGAG ggACCTTACGATGTCATTGTCCTGCCTGGAGGTAACCTTGGAGCTCAGAACTTGTCAGAG TCTGCTGCTGTTAAAGACATTTTGAAGgatcaggaaagcagaaaaggcCTGATTGCTGCTATATGCGCAG GTCCCACTGCCCTTCTGGCACATGGGATAGGATTTGGAAGCAAAGTCACAACGCATCCTTTGGCCAAAGATAAAATGATGAATGGAG CTCACTACTGCTACTCCGAGAGCCGTGTGGAGAAAGATGGGAACATCCTCACCAGCCGTGGCCCTGGTACCAGCTTTGAGTTTGGGTTGGCCATTGTTGAAGCACTGATGGGGAAGGAAGTGGCTGAACAAGTGAAGGCACCACTAATATTGAAAGACTGA
- the TNFRSF9 gene encoding tumor necrosis factor receptor superfamily member 9: MGAATPLLLLALALSPGLAAAVPCATICPAGTFLAGAGCGRGANCQQCPSDTFSNAVGARSCNLCRKCEGRFTYLKVCSPISDAECTCKEGYRCSDVSCSRCDRSCGLGKEKTGSGCQACRYGTFNDQPDGSCKNWTVCSENQVLEPGTATKDVVCKPSSDNPTLATTLPTTSPAIPFPIAVPGKNLQMDIIRISLAVAGLLCVAFLLPLCICLSVWQKKKLHAVFKKMQTTPEQSIQEETCSCRFPEEEQGEDQDCGKSTEFRDLLEN, encoded by the exons ATGGGAGCGGCCACCCCGCTGCTGCTGTTGGCGCTGGCGCTGAGCCCGGGGCTCGCGGCCGCCGTTCCGTGCGCCACCATCTGCCCCGCGG GTACCTTCCTGGCCGGCGcgggctgcgggcggggagCGAACTGCCAGCAGTGCCCGTCCGACACCTTCTCCAACGCGGTGGGAGCCAGAAGCTGCAACCTGTGCCGCAAGTGCGAAG GAAGATTCACATACTTAAAGGTGTGTTCACCAATCAGCGACGCTGAGTGCACGTGCAAGGAGGGATATCGCTGCAGTGACGTCAGCTGCTCCCGCTGCGACAGAAGCTGTGGTCTGGGCAAGGAGAAAACTGGGAGCG GTTGCCAGGCTTGCCGCTATGGAACTTTTAATGATCAGCCTGATGGCTCCTGTAAAAACTGGACAGT GTGTTCTGAAAACCAGGTTCTGGAGCCTGGAACTGCAACAAAAGATGTGGTTTGCAAACCCAGTTCAGATAATCCCACTTTAGCTACCACTTTACCTACCACCTCTCCTGCAATTCCATTTCCTATCGCTGTGCCAG GGAAGAACCTCCAGATGGACATTATCAGAATTTCTCTTGCTGTAGCGGGACTGTTGTGCGtagcatttctgctgcctttgtgcaTATGCCTCAGCGtctggcagaaaaagaaactacATGCTGTCTTCAAGAAAA TGCAGACTACGCCTGAGCAATCAATCCAGGAGGAGACCTGCAGCTGCCGCTTCCCTGAGGAAGAACAAGGCGAAGATCAGGATTGTGGCAAATCCACAGAATTCAGAGATCTTTTGGAGAATTAA